One genomic window of Acetobacter oryzifermentans includes the following:
- a CDS encoding IS1380-like element IS1380A family transposase has translation MQTECSAGAYEFPASCGRRVVARFDGGCMSSDGGVILVKQADDILGLSRRFAACFRDKRHPAFVEYRVEDLVRQRIMGLALGYEDLNDHDALRHDLIFGLASGRLSGGRANCAALAGKSTLNRLERSGHKADRYCRIIADHEALATLFVTLFLDQHERAPARIVLDVDATDDRIHGHQEGRAFHGYYGHNCYLPLYIFCGDHLLSATLRTADRDPGKEALADIRRIVEQIRSRWPRVRILVRGDSGFARDSLMTWCEDNHVDFLFGLAGNTRLYDRIASLSAEVRDEAATTGRAARGFASFDWITKDSWTRRRRVVAKAEWRHGNRYHRFIVTTLPQGMSDPRHLYEQIYCARGDMENRIKECQMDLFSDRTSSHTIRANQLRLWFSAAAYVLLIALQRLALGQTSLETATCGTIRARLLKIATRVTLSVRRIVLSMPDMFPCQHEFALAHARLRRLRQAI, from the coding sequence ATGCAGACAGAGTGTAGCGCAGGCGCGTATGAGTTTCCAGCCTCCTGTGGACGGCGTGTTGTGGCCCGTTTTGACGGGGGGTGCATGAGTTCGGATGGGGGCGTCATTCTGGTGAAGCAGGCTGATGACATTCTGGGTCTCAGCCGCCGCTTTGCTGCCTGTTTTCGCGATAAGCGGCATCCTGCCTTTGTGGAATACCGGGTTGAAGACCTTGTCCGTCAGCGGATCATGGGCCTGGCACTGGGCTATGAAGATCTCAATGATCACGATGCCCTGCGGCATGACCTGATCTTTGGTCTGGCCTCGGGCCGTCTGTCAGGAGGCCGGGCAAACTGCGCAGCATTGGCTGGCAAATCTACACTGAACCGGTTGGAGCGCAGTGGGCACAAGGCAGATCGTTACTGTCGGATCATTGCTGATCATGAGGCCCTGGCGACCCTGTTCGTCACGCTCTTTCTGGACCAGCATGAGCGCGCACCCGCCCGCATCGTTCTGGATGTGGATGCCACCGATGACCGTATCCATGGCCATCAGGAAGGCCGTGCCTTTCATGGGTATTACGGCCATAACTGCTATCTGCCGCTATACATCTTTTGCGGGGATCATCTCCTCAGCGCTACCCTGCGCACGGCAGACAGGGACCCGGGGAAGGAAGCACTGGCAGACATCCGCCGGATCGTGGAGCAGATCAGGAGCCGTTGGCCCCGGGTGCGTATCCTGGTGCGTGGGGACAGCGGTTTCGCCCGGGACAGTCTGATGACATGGTGCGAAGACAACCACGTTGACTTCCTGTTCGGGCTTGCAGGCAACACCCGCCTGTATGACCGGATTGCCTCTTTGTCCGCTGAGGTTCGTGACGAAGCCGCCACGACAGGCAGAGCTGCGCGCGGTTTCGCCTCCTTTGACTGGATCACAAAGGACAGCTGGACGCGCCGCAGGCGGGTCGTGGCCAAGGCCGAATGGCGCCACGGCAACCGCTATCATCGCTTCATTGTCACCACGCTACCGCAGGGAATGTCCGACCCCCGCCATCTCTACGAACAGATTTACTGCGCACGCGGGGATATGGAAAACCGCATCAAGGAATGCCAGATGGATCTGTTCTCAGACAGGACCTCGTCCCACACCATCCGGGCCAACCAGCTCCGGCTGTGGTTCTCGGCCGCAGCCTATGTCCTGCTGATCGCTCTGCAAAGACTGGCCCTTGGCCAGACCAGCCTGGAGACGGCGACCTGTGGCACCATACGCGCACGACTGCTCAAAATCGCGACACGTGTAACGCTCAGCGTCCGTCGGATTGTCCTGTCCATGCCGGACATGTTCCCCTGTCAGCATGAATTCGCCCTCGCTCATGCACGATTGCGAAGGCTCCGGCAGGCCATCTGA
- a CDS encoding tyrosine-type recombinase/integrase: MLDTLHITGSWPVLRSYVLEQVDRLTCQRLNDPQASIDVLRPILSTAHFSPPLPVLIAGSALPDGSFLPDTELPRHAEHAAAAGEAVKATFPTLPSGYQIELALEIDCEKLAFVATLVSSKISSNSGPRAEKEDTSKILPPAPIGQAPANVTRWFSALCEIDIPEHDGRLETSQAAVGAFVQHGKSANTRRAYRSAIKGWCAWTNRHGLPALPARSTDVATYLADLALRGRKPTTIELHRAALRYLHHIAQLPIPTAQALVTETVAGIHRSPGKEMPRQVKGLTWDMMCEVIDAIPMTTLVDARDRAILLIGYGGALRRSELASIRLEYVTLDDDCMRITLPQSKGDKQNKGTVVAIPRGITRFCPVRAWETWLRLSGLKPRKKTANDHSTTAAFPRIWSPAASKPGVSPPLPKIGTQSLSDWSVAKIIKQRCLAAGLEGDFSGHSLRRGAITTGAQDNYDLMALKRFSRHRDYRVLEAYIEDDQALTRHPGKSRF; encoded by the coding sequence ATGCTTGATACCCTGCATATAACTGGCTCCTGGCCGGTTTTACGTTCTTATGTTCTTGAGCAGGTAGATCGTCTGACCTGCCAACGTCTGAATGATCCCCAGGCCTCAATTGATGTTTTGCGGCCTATTCTCTCGACGGCACATTTTTCCCCACCGCTTCCTGTGCTGATCGCCGGCAGTGCACTTCCCGATGGATCCTTCCTGCCAGATACCGAATTGCCCCGCCATGCGGAACATGCCGCCGCTGCAGGAGAAGCTGTCAAGGCGACCTTTCCTACTTTGCCTTCTGGCTATCAGATCGAACTGGCGTTGGAAATTGACTGCGAAAAGCTGGCGTTCGTTGCCACATTGGTGTCATCCAAGATCAGCAGTAACAGTGGCCCACGAGCCGAGAAAGAAGACACTTCAAAGATTCTGCCTCCCGCACCTATCGGGCAGGCTCCAGCCAACGTAACACGCTGGTTTTCAGCATTGTGCGAAATCGATATACCAGAGCACGATGGGCGGCTTGAAACATCGCAAGCAGCTGTGGGAGCATTCGTGCAACATGGCAAGTCCGCAAATACGCGGCGCGCCTATCGTTCAGCTATTAAGGGATGGTGTGCCTGGACAAACCGTCATGGTCTCCCTGCCCTGCCCGCACGCAGCACAGATGTGGCGACCTATCTCGCAGATCTTGCGCTCCGTGGTCGCAAGCCGACGACGATCGAACTGCATCGTGCAGCACTTCGCTACCTCCATCACATCGCTCAACTTCCTATCCCGACTGCCCAGGCTTTGGTCACGGAAACAGTGGCTGGTATCCATCGATCTCCTGGCAAGGAAATGCCGCGGCAGGTCAAAGGTCTGACATGGGACATGATGTGCGAAGTGATTGATGCAATCCCGATGACCACATTGGTAGACGCACGCGATCGAGCAATCCTCCTGATCGGCTATGGTGGGGCGTTACGACGCTCGGAGTTGGCGTCTATTCGGCTTGAATACGTCACTCTGGATGATGACTGCATGCGGATTACGCTCCCTCAATCCAAGGGCGATAAGCAGAACAAGGGCACTGTGGTCGCCATTCCCCGTGGTATTACGCGCTTTTGTCCAGTTCGTGCGTGGGAGACGTGGTTACGGCTATCGGGTCTTAAACCGCGCAAGAAAACGGCAAACGACCATTCCACGACTGCGGCCTTTCCACGCATCTGGTCTCCTGCGGCCTCGAAACCAGGTGTGTCACCCCCTCTCCCGAAAATTGGCACACAAAGTCTCTCTGACTGGTCTGTGGCCAAGATCATCAAACAACGATGCCTTGCCGCCGGCCTCGAAGGAGACTTTAGCGGACATAGTCTGCGTCGTGGGGCCATCACGACGGGGGCGCAAGACAATTACGATCTGATGGCGCTCAAGCGTTTCTCGCGTCACCGGGATTACCGAGTCCTGGAAGCTTATATTGAGGATGATCAGGCCCTAACCCGACATCCAGGAAAAAGTCGGTTTTGA
- a CDS encoding replication protein RepA: MGQIHSLLDRFGVEEMRRLASLEDKTQRLCVEAAHEVMSDEDQAIGIAHAGFAMAALPHKKISESIWRREGGSIQLLVESGLDKENKAVGVPFGAMARLILLYLQTQAVRTRSREVELGSSMNAWLKAMGVSVGGKTYIAVRDQANRISRCRLTFTRINAGAEIITNGAFVRDAIMPVESENGNQLSFWKEAVRLDEGFYESLIEHPLPLREIAIRQISNKSKAIDIYIWLAYRLHVLNDPLTLSWNTLKNQFGPEYKELRYFKKDIVTPLKIALSVYPEAKVQMDDKYGIILYPSPPPIPEKRIGK, from the coding sequence ATGGGACAGATTCATAGCTTACTAGACAGATTTGGCGTTGAAGAAATGCGGCGATTAGCCTCACTTGAGGATAAAACGCAACGTCTGTGTGTCGAAGCCGCTCATGAAGTAATGTCTGATGAAGATCAGGCTATTGGTATAGCTCATGCAGGATTTGCAATGGCCGCTTTACCACATAAAAAAATCTCAGAATCTATTTGGCGCCGCGAAGGAGGTTCAATTCAACTTCTAGTAGAAAGTGGCTTAGATAAAGAAAATAAAGCCGTAGGCGTGCCATTTGGCGCAATGGCTAGACTTATCCTTCTATATCTACAAACACAAGCTGTAAGAACCAGATCCAGAGAAGTCGAGCTCGGATCCAGCATGAATGCTTGGTTAAAAGCAATGGGTGTTTCAGTTGGTGGCAAAACCTATATTGCCGTCAGAGATCAAGCTAATCGTATTAGTCGATGCCGTTTGACGTTCACTAGAATAAATGCTGGTGCAGAAATTATAACTAACGGTGCGTTTGTCCGTGACGCCATCATGCCAGTTGAATCTGAAAATGGAAACCAACTATCATTTTGGAAAGAAGCCGTAAGACTAGATGAAGGCTTTTATGAGAGCCTTATTGAACATCCACTTCCTCTTCGTGAAATCGCAATTCGACAAATATCTAATAAATCTAAGGCTATCGATATTTATATCTGGTTGGCGTACAGATTACATGTACTTAACGATCCGCTTACTTTAAGTTGGAATACGTTAAAAAATCAGTTCGGCCCGGAATATAAAGAATTACGATATTTTAAAAAAGACATTGTTACTCCGCTTAAAATTGCTCTCTCAGTCTACCCGGAAGCTAAGGTACAAATGGACGATAAATATGGAATCATTCTTTATCCTTCTCCACCTCCAATTCCCGAAAAGCGAATTGGAAAGTAA
- a CDS encoding phosphate-starvation-inducible PsiE family protein — protein sequence MEEISMKRSWHSRDWSRLVRLFNGLTFYERFEQAIILILIALIMLVTAIATVHLISAVWHLIVDIGIDPIKQEIFQEIFGAIFTVIIALEFKHSLLVVLAQHENGLVTVLCRSSERFKLVSGDRRNHEAYGRFQARGRKDCVEQWVVTHACCGRSGYWQIHSGEMDSELSSGRAGIRASG from the coding sequence ATGGAAGAAATCTCCATGAAACGTTCCTGGCACAGCAGGGATTGGTCGCGTCTGGTCAGGCTGTTTAATGGTCTGACATTCTATGAACGCTTTGAACAGGCCATTATTCTGATACTGATTGCCCTCATCATGCTTGTCACTGCCATAGCGACAGTTCATCTGATCAGCGCGGTCTGGCATCTGATCGTTGACATCGGGATCGATCCCATCAAGCAGGAGATCTTTCAGGAAATTTTTGGTGCGATCTTTACCGTCATTATTGCCCTTGAATTTAAACATTCCCTGCTTGTCGTTCTGGCCCAGCACGAGAATGGACTTGTAACGGTTTTGTGCCGGTCATCTGAGCGTTTTAAGCTCGTATCAGGAGACCGACGGAACCATGAAGCATACGGAAGATTTCAAGCGCGAGGCCGTAAGGATTGCGTTGAGCAGTGGGTTGTCACGCACGCGTGTTGCGGCCGATCTGGGTATTGGCAAATCCACTCTGGCGAAATGGATAGTGAATTATCGTCCGGACGAGCCGGCATCAGGGCC